A genomic segment from Malus domestica chromosome 05, GDT2T_hap1 encodes:
- the LOC103420109 gene encoding uncharacterized protein, which produces MSDAGGGEKNGKEGIVEGILVGSTEGKFGSGGSVTLGIVGNDVVGKLGSGGSCVCVEPPAVGIGRDGRLFGKFGNVGCGSVGRGGKGGSVEAGLGKDGAVVVWRRLRAATETWMLEENRTMNKTADKKQCL; this is translated from the exons ATGTCAGATGCAG GTGGTggagagaaaaatgggaaagaGGGAATTGTAGAAGGGATATTGGTTGGGAGTACCGAGGGAAAATTTGGCAGTGGAGGCAGTGTAACCTTAGGGATAGTTGGGAATGACGTGGTAGGGAAATTGGGAAGTGGAGGCAGCTGTGTCTGTGTGGAGCCGCCGGCGGTGGGCATAGGTAGAGATGGTAGGTTGTTTGGTAAGTTTGGCAATGTGGGTTGTGGGAGTGTTGGCAGGGGAGGGAAAGGTGGCAGTGTTGAAGCAGGTTTAGGCAAAGACGGTGCGGTCGTCGTCTGGAGAAGATTGCGAGCCGCTACGGAGACATGGATGCTCGAAGAAAACAGGACAATGAACAAGACAGCAGATAAGAAGCAGTGCTTGTAA